A genomic region of Azoarcus sp. KH32C contains the following coding sequences:
- a CDS encoding NADPH-dependent F420 reductase, producing MKVTVIGAGNMGSAFVKQLTRAGHQVSVVARNAEKAQAVAAAHPGAKAVPAEGSAASADAVILATGYGDAVSALKSVGGLAGKVVIDITNPLTADYMGLTVGHSTSASEEIAKAVPGAEVVKGFNTLFAQVLGEGADFGNGRAATVFVASDSERARKVAKELASSMGFTTVDAGGLKNARYLEPLAGLNIYLGYGAGLGTAIAPTWIHRG from the coding sequence ATGAAAGTCACCGTCATCGGCGCCGGCAACATGGGCTCGGCCTTCGTCAAGCAACTCACCCGCGCCGGCCATCAAGTCAGCGTCGTCGCGCGCAACGCCGAGAAAGCGCAGGCCGTCGCCGCGGCCCATCCGGGCGCCAAGGCCGTCCCGGCCGAGGGTTCGGCTGCTTCGGCCGACGCAGTGATCCTCGCGACCGGTTACGGCGACGCGGTGTCCGCGCTGAAGAGCGTGGGCGGTCTCGCCGGCAAGGTCGTCATCGATATCACCAATCCGCTAACCGCGGACTACATGGGCCTGACGGTCGGTCACAGCACGTCGGCATCCGAAGAGATCGCCAAGGCGGTTCCTGGTGCGGAAGTGGTCAAAGGCTTCAATACGCTGTTTGCGCAGGTGCTCGGCGAAGGGGCGGATTTCGGCAATGGCCGCGCGGCGACGGTGTTCGTGGCGAGCGACAGCGAGCGTGCGCGGAAGGTCGCGAAGGAGCTGGCGTCGAGCATGGGTTTCACGACCGTGGATGCGGGCGGGCTGAAGAACGCACGTTACCTGGAGCCGCTGGCGGGGCTGAACATCTATCTGGGCTACGGTGCGGGCCTCGGTACGGCGATCGCGCCGACCTGGATTCACCGCGGCTGA
- a CDS encoding alpha/beta hydrolase: MSMAITFANALMLFTGAAATLAVLRAAAHYAIRVTLAAPCVRETETPAARGLAFETVRIPTANGRQLHAWLIPRAATGRAPGVVLVHGWGGNAQAMLPLAGPLHRAGFTTLLIDARCHGLSDADTFASLPRFAEDASHACDWLAARTDIDAQRIALLGHSVGAGAVLLAAARRADIAAVVSVSAFAHPEEMMRRVLAAKRIPDVLARYILRHVERTIGHRFDDIAPLASIARLRCPVLLVHGEQDIIVPPADARRLHAAARPGAVDLLILSGDHESFTDMERELAAVVVFLQRAFWPCGISWPPERRN; encoded by the coding sequence ATGTCGATGGCCATCACCTTTGCCAATGCCCTGATGCTCTTCACCGGTGCGGCGGCAACCCTCGCCGTGCTGCGCGCGGCCGCGCATTACGCGATCCGCGTGACACTCGCCGCGCCGTGCGTCCGCGAGACCGAAACCCCCGCCGCCCGCGGTCTCGCCTTCGAGACCGTGCGCATCCCCACCGCCAACGGCAGGCAGCTCCATGCATGGCTGATCCCGCGCGCCGCAACGGGTCGCGCACCGGGCGTCGTCCTCGTGCACGGCTGGGGCGGCAACGCGCAGGCGATGCTGCCGCTGGCGGGGCCGCTGCACCGCGCCGGCTTCACCACGTTGCTGATCGATGCCCGTTGCCATGGCCTGTCCGACGCCGACACCTTCGCCTCGCTGCCGCGCTTCGCGGAAGACGCGAGCCACGCCTGCGACTGGCTGGCGGCGCGAACCGACATTGACGCGCAGCGCATCGCGTTGCTCGGCCACTCGGTCGGCGCCGGCGCCGTTCTCCTCGCCGCGGCCCGCCGCGCCGACATCGCCGCCGTGGTCAGCGTCTCCGCCTTCGCCCACCCCGAAGAAATGATGCGCCGCGTCCTCGCCGCCAAGCGCATCCCCGACGTCCTTGCGCGCTACATCCTCCGCCACGTCGAACGCACCATCGGCCACCGCTTCGACGACATTGCACCGCTTGCCAGCATCGCCCGGCTGCGCTGCCCGGTACTGCTGGTGCATGGCGAACAGGACATCATCGTCCCGCCGGCCGACGCCCGTCGCCTCCATGCGGCGGCCCGCCCCGGTGCCGTCGACTTGCTGATCCTGTCCGGCGATCACGAATCCTTCACGGATATGGAGCGCGAGCTCGCGGCCGTGGTGGTTTTCCTGCAGCGCGCATTCTGGCCGTGCGGCATCAGTTGGCCGCCCGAGCGGCGCAACTGA
- a CDS encoding SDR family NAD(P)-dependent oxidoreductase, with translation MKAAKVAVIVGAGPGLGFALAQRFAHAEMSVALVARNAARLDGLASACCGIVHSAHPYICDATDEAAVDQLFAAVEADLGTPQVVVYNAGTYVPGSVLETSAADFERCWRVGCLGGFLVGRAAARAMLARIEQGGEGGTLLFTGATASLRGSAGFHNLAVGKAGLRSLSQSMARELGPRGIHVAHIVIDGRIGPAGGEASASMLDPAAIADAYYQLHCQPRSAWTQELDLRPWCEKF, from the coding sequence TGAAAGCCGCCAAAGTCGCCGTCATCGTCGGGGCCGGTCCCGGCCTCGGATTCGCGCTCGCACAACGTTTTGCGCACGCCGAGATGAGCGTCGCGCTCGTCGCACGCAACGCCGCCCGCCTCGACGGGCTCGCCTCCGCCTGCTGCGGCATCGTGCATTCCGCCCATCCCTACATCTGCGACGCCACCGACGAGGCCGCGGTCGACCAGCTCTTCGCCGCGGTCGAAGCCGACCTCGGCACACCCCAGGTCGTCGTCTATAACGCCGGCACCTACGTCCCCGGCAGCGTGCTCGAAACGAGCGCCGCCGACTTCGAACGCTGCTGGCGTGTCGGCTGTCTCGGCGGCTTCCTCGTCGGCCGGGCGGCGGCCCGCGCGATGCTCGCGCGCATCGAGCAAGGCGGCGAAGGCGGCACCCTCCTCTTCACCGGCGCCACTGCGAGCCTGCGCGGCAGCGCCGGCTTCCACAACCTCGCCGTCGGCAAGGCCGGCCTGCGCTCGCTGTCGCAAAGCATGGCGCGCGAGCTCGGCCCCCGCGGCATCCACGTCGCCCACATCGTCATCGACGGCCGGATCGGCCCCGCGGGAGGCGAAGCCTCAGCCTCCATGCTCGACCCCGCCGCCATCGCCGACGCCTATTACCAGCTGCACTGCCAGCCGCGCAGCGCCTGGACACAAGAACTCGACCTGCGGCCCTGGTGCGAGAAGTTCTGA
- a CDS encoding LysR family transcriptional regulator, whose product MDRFLEMQTFNAVVEAGSFVAAADALKLSKAAVSRHVVEMEERLGIRLLHRTTRRVSLTAEGQVFYARSKELLANLADAEAEITSRSEAASGLLRINAPFTFGILHLAPLWGLFKARHPRVTLEVTLADRVVDLVEEGFDVAIRIAALESSSLVSRRLASARMVLCASPEYLARRGTPSHPDELAGHDVIGYTYLSTRDEWHFVGPDGPVSVRTNPWMHTNNGETCRAAALAHQGVVLQPTFLVGSDLAAGTLVELMPDYKSIEFGIYAVYPTRKHLSPKVRVLIDFLAEHFASRDPVW is encoded by the coding sequence ATGGACCGATTCCTCGAAATGCAGACCTTCAACGCGGTCGTCGAAGCCGGCAGCTTCGTCGCGGCGGCCGATGCGCTGAAGCTCTCCAAGGCCGCGGTGTCGCGGCACGTCGTCGAGATGGAAGAGCGGCTCGGCATCCGGCTCCTTCACCGCACGACCCGTCGCGTATCGCTGACCGCCGAAGGCCAGGTCTTCTACGCGCGCAGCAAGGAACTGCTCGCGAACCTCGCCGACGCCGAAGCGGAAATCACCTCGCGCAGCGAAGCGGCGAGCGGCCTGCTGCGGATCAACGCCCCCTTCACCTTCGGCATCCTGCATCTCGCGCCGCTGTGGGGCCTCTTCAAGGCACGCCATCCCCGCGTGACGCTGGAGGTCACGCTCGCCGATCGCGTGGTCGACCTCGTCGAGGAAGGTTTCGACGTGGCGATCCGCATCGCGGCACTGGAAAGCTCGTCGCTCGTCAGCCGCCGGCTCGCCAGCGCACGGATGGTGCTCTGCGCCTCGCCGGAATACCTCGCGCGCCGCGGCACGCCCTCCCACCCGGACGAACTCGCCGGCCACGACGTCATCGGCTACACCTATCTATCCACCCGCGATGAATGGCACTTCGTCGGGCCGGACGGCCCGGTCAGCGTGCGAACGAATCCCTGGATGCACACCAACAACGGCGAAACCTGCCGCGCCGCAGCGCTCGCGCATCAGGGGGTGGTCCTGCAACCGACCTTCCTCGTCGGGAGCGACCTGGCCGCCGGCACCCTCGTCGAACTCATGCCCGACTACAAGTCCATCGAGTTCGGCATTTATGCCGTGTATCCGACGCGCAAGCACCTCTCGCCCAAGGTCCGCGTCCTGATCGACTTCCTTGCCGAACACTTTGCGAGCCGCGACCCCGTCTGGTGA
- a CDS encoding response regulator — protein MNEVLTTTEAAKLCGVSFRTVIRWVERGELNAYRLPGRGDYRIPLDELRRFMKAHGMPEPSVETAERRVLIVDDEPGMGNAIARALNLAGYKTAIAAGGFQAGTMIHTFRPNVMTLDLRMPHMDGFAVLDHLKEAPPPVPLKVLVISAETQDRLDAALARGAHGVLPKPFRNEDLVSTVNRLYAAA, from the coding sequence ATGAACGAAGTGCTAACAACGACCGAAGCCGCCAAACTGTGTGGCGTCAGCTTCCGGACGGTGATCCGCTGGGTCGAACGTGGCGAGCTCAATGCCTATCGCCTGCCGGGGCGCGGGGACTACCGCATCCCGCTCGACGAGCTGCGGCGTTTCATGAAGGCGCACGGCATGCCGGAGCCAAGCGTCGAGACCGCGGAGCGGCGGGTCCTGATCGTCGACGACGAGCCCGGCATGGGGAACGCGATCGCTCGCGCACTCAATCTCGCCGGCTACAAGACGGCGATCGCCGCGGGCGGCTTCCAGGCCGGGACGATGATCCACACCTTCAGGCCCAACGTGATGACGCTCGACCTGCGCATGCCGCACATGGACGGCTTCGCCGTGCTGGATCACCTCAAGGAAGCTCCGCCGCCCGTTCCGCTCAAAGTGCTGGTCATCTCGGCCGAAACGCAGGACCGCCTCGATGCCGCCCTCGCGCGCGGGGCTCACGGCGTGCTGCCGAAACCTTTCCGAAACGAAGACCTGGTTTCCACCGTCAACCGTCTGTACGCCGCCGCCTGA
- a CDS encoding gamma-glutamylcyclotransferase family protein has translation MQHCFTYGSLMCEDIMSAVCGAQSRFVAASLDGYRRRPVVGQAYPGMVPAAGARVAGVLYLDLPESAWPRLDRFEGDEYERREVLVRFEDGRTETAWTYVFRPEYAARLGEGEWDFERFLATGKARFTAQYVGFDTLGDEGAI, from the coding sequence ATGCAGCATTGCTTTACCTACGGTTCGCTGATGTGCGAGGACATCATGTCGGCGGTATGCGGCGCGCAAAGCCGCTTCGTCGCGGCGTCGCTCGACGGGTATCGACGCCGGCCGGTGGTCGGGCAGGCCTATCCGGGGATGGTGCCCGCGGCGGGCGCGCGGGTGGCGGGGGTGTTGTACCTGGACCTGCCTGAGTCCGCGTGGCCGCGGCTGGATCGTTTCGAGGGCGACGAGTACGAGCGCCGCGAGGTGCTGGTGCGCTTCGAGGATGGCCGGACGGAGACGGCATGGACCTATGTCTTCCGGCCGGAGTATGCGGCGCGGCTAGGGGAGGGAGAGTGGGATTTCGAGCGCTTCCTCGCGACCGGCAAGGCGCGCTTCACGGCGCAGTACGTGGGCTTCGACACCCTGGGGGACGAGGGCGCGATCTGA
- the msrA gene encoding peptide-methionine (S)-S-oxide reductase MsrA has protein sequence MKARFAVVAGLALALSGGLAANITHGADAAAPSSASASAIFAGGCFWSMEAAFEKLPGVISAESGYTGGRTANPSYEDVSSGRTGHAEAVRVRFDPAKVSYPQLVDYFWHHIDPTVKDQQFCDHGPQYRTGIYFSDEAQHKAAEASRDALLKSGRFAQIRTEIVAAGPFYPAEEYHQDFVKKNPLRYEAYRIGCVRDARLAQVWGTK, from the coding sequence ATGAAAGCCAGGTTCGCTGTGGTGGCGGGCTTGGCGCTCGCGCTTTCCGGCGGCCTGGCCGCGAACATCACCCATGGGGCCGACGCGGCGGCGCCGTCCTCCGCATCGGCCTCGGCAATCTTCGCCGGCGGCTGTTTCTGGTCCATGGAGGCGGCGTTCGAGAAGCTGCCCGGCGTGATCAGTGCGGAGTCGGGCTACACCGGCGGGCGGACGGCCAATCCGAGCTACGAGGACGTGAGCTCGGGGCGGACCGGACATGCGGAGGCGGTGCGCGTGCGCTTCGATCCGGCGAAGGTGAGCTATCCGCAACTGGTCGATTACTTCTGGCATCACATCGACCCGACGGTGAAGGACCAGCAGTTTTGCGATCACGGTCCGCAGTACCGGACGGGAATCTATTTTTCCGACGAGGCGCAGCACAAGGCGGCCGAGGCGAGTCGCGACGCCTTGCTGAAGAGCGGCCGCTTCGCGCAGATCCGTACCGAGATCGTCGCGGCCGGGCCCTTCTATCCGGCGGAGGAGTACCACCAGGACTTCGTGAAGAAGAATCCCTTGCGCTACGAGGCGTACCGGATCGGCTGCGTCCGCGACGCCCGGCTGGCTCAGGTGTGGGGAACGAAATAA